In one Pygocentrus nattereri isolate fPygNat1 chromosome 21, fPygNat1.pri, whole genome shotgun sequence genomic region, the following are encoded:
- the si:ch211-160o17.4 gene encoding homeodomain-interacting protein kinase 1 isoform X6: protein MASQLQVFSPPSVSSSAFCRVKKMKVESCAWDASSEAYGSVGQAYGFNTAPALPFSASGLVFPPASRCQVVVRAADSTGGAPQGSSRRPTESHASRSQRYGVKRKNEEVDRSGGGDSGSGSVQILEELSAPAYSARAAGGNTAQSIPHSAPTTKSSSSNCEGDYQLVQHEILCSVSSSYEVLEFLGRGTFGQVAKCWKRGTNEIVAIKILKNHPSYARQGQIEVSILNRLSAENADEFNFVRSYECFQHKGHTCLVFEMLEQNLYDFLKHSKFSPLPLRHIRPILQQVATALMKLKSLGLIHADLKPENIMLVDPIRQPYRVKVIDFGSASHVSKAVCSTYLQSRYYRAPEIILGLPFCEAIDMWSLGCVIAELFLGWPLYPGASEYDQIRYISQTQGLPAEYLLSAGTKTTRFFHRGPDSSYPLWRLKTPSEHEAEMGIKSKEARKYIFNCLDDMMQVNLSSHLEGTDMLAEKADRREFIDLLKRMLRLDADKRITPTKTLAHPFVTMSHLLDFPHSSHVKSCFQNMELCKRRNGSYDNGKALFAANTVPGTTGNLTVTFSSQLNQNNQVPSAGGAVPLLNYQPALYQQATINIPGLAQPSIPLQSRPPQLCTQTEPFQQTLIVCPPTTIQGLPSSSKTSSYPVRMENGVPVVQQSQNTQPLQIQPGMLAQQAWQAGTQQILLPPAWQQVPGMTLHGTGTAQTITESPLETILSDSSTQQTPNWRASHSTVLQQNPHVSNSTQSLNRGASSTARSSQSKRNKARCLDSSSGLVGTPYNSAALSQPIVISDTPSPAVSVITIHSDSDDEDERKFHPASCGPSQRTNVISCVTVHDSDSSTASPLTPLPRNSLAAQPSRLVKSLAVVAPSVKTQPGESSALAKVATGVLQSSYIKPKRAATRQPCSSGDSVNLQEPSRSQPLNLSQTTVSSSQDHTSGSSLRRQQTYPPSSSQYRLQEALPFTSAPSLYTYPASAALASASHTMEQLLVQGSSPSIHVPPTSHYAASLLPKDTVGGVVHGLPAHYQQHFSTHPYVGTNTSSTRGGAAYGGYQLSPRRVTQYPYI, encoded by the exons ATGGCCTCCCAGCTGCAAGTCTTCTCTCCTCCGTCCGTGTCTTCCAGTGCCTTCTGCCGGGTGAAAAAGATGAAGGTGGAGAGTTGCGCATGGGATGCCTCCAGTGAGGCCTATGGCTCTGTGGGCCAGGCCTATGGCTTCAACACTGCCCCAGCACTCCCTTTCAGTGCTTCCGGCCTGGTCTTCCCACCAGCCTCCCGGTGCCAGGTGGTGGTCCGTGCCGCCGACAGCACAGGGGGTGCCCCACAGGGCTCCAGCCGCCGTCCCACAGAGTCGCATGCGTCCCGCAGCCAGAGATACGGCGTGAAGAGGAAGAACGAGGAGGTGGACCGGTCGGGAGGCGGGGACAGCGGAAGCGGGAGTGTGCAGATTTTGGAGGAGCTGTCTGCTCCTGCATACTCAGCTCGTGCTGCTGGGGGCAACACAGCACAGTCGATCCCCCACTCTGCGCCCACCACCAAAAGCAGCAGCTCCAACTGTGAAGGAGACTACCAGTTGGTCCAGCATGAAATCCTCTGTTCCGTCTCCAGCAGCTATGAGGTGCTGGAGTTCCTCGGCCGTGGAACCTTCGGGCAAGTGGCCAAATGCTGGAAAAGGGGCACCAATGAAATCGTGGCcattaaaatactaaaaaatcATCCTTCATATGCACGACAAGGCCAGATAGAG GTGAGCATTTTGAACCGTCTTAGTGCAGAGAATGCTGACGAGTTCAACTTTGTGCGTTCGTATGAGTGTTTCCAGCACAAAGGCCATACATGCCTGGTGTTTGAGATGCTGGAGCAGAACCTCTATGACTTCCTCAAGCACAGCAAGTTTAGCCCTCTCCCACTACGCCACATCCGGCCAATACTGCAGCAGGTAGCCACAGCCCTGATGAAGCTCAAGAGCCTTGGCCTGATCCATGCAGACTTAAAGCCAGAAAACATCATGTTGGTGGACCCCATCAGACAGCCCTACCGGGTCAAGGTAATCGACTTTGGCTCAGCCAGCCACGTCTCCAAGGCTGTGTGCTCCACGTACTTGCAATCTCGCTACTACAG AGCTCCTGAGATCATTCTTGGCCTGCCATTCTGTGAAGCCATTGACATGTGGTCACTGGGCTGTGTGATTGCGGAGCTCTTTCTCGGATGGCCACTGTATCCTGGGGCATCTGAGTATGACCAG ATTCGGTATATTTCTCAGACGCAGGGCTTGCCAGCAGAGTATTTGCTTAGTGCCGGCACAAAAACCACCCGCTTTTTCCACAGAGGGCCTGATTCCAGTTATCCACTATGGAGGCTGAAG ACTCCATCAGAGCATGAAGCAGAGATGGGCATCAAGTCCAAAGAAGCACgaaagtacatttttaattgtCTGGATGACATGATGCAG GTCAACTTGTCCTCTCACTTGGAGGGCACAGACATGCTGGCAGAAAAGGCGGACCGGCGGGAGTTCATTGACCTGCTAAAGAGGATGCTCCGGCTGGATGCTGATAAGAGAATCACCCCCACCAAGACACTGGCCCATCCCTTTGTCACCATGAGCCATCTGCTGGACTTCCCTCACAGCTCTCA tgTGAAGTCTTGCTTCCAGAACATGGAGCTGTGTAAGCGAAGGAACGGTAGCTATGACAATGGGAAGGCTCTTTTTGCTGCTAATACTGTTCCTGGCACTACAGGCAACCTGACGGTGACCTTCAGCAGTCAGCTTAACCAGAACAACCAG GTTCCCTCAGCCGGTGGAGCAGTGCCTCTCCTCAATTACCAGCCAGCCCTTTATCAGCAGGCCACAATAAACATCCCGGGCCTGGCCCAGCCCAGTATCCCCTTGCAGAGCCGCCCCCCTCAGCTGTGTACCCAAACTGAGCCATTTCAGCAGACCCTCATTGTTTGCCCCCCCACAACCATACAGG GGCTTCCGTCCTCCAGCAAGACCTCCAGCTATCCGGTCAGAATGGAGAATGGAGTTCCTGTAGTGCAGCAGAGCCAGAATACGCAGCCTCTTCAGATTCAGCCAGGAATGCTGGCACAG CAGGCCTGGCAGGCGGGCACGCAGCAGATCCTTCTCCCACCTGCCTGGCAGCAGGTGCCAGGTATGACCCTTCATGGCACTGGCACAGCGCAGACTATCACAGAATCGCCCCTGGAGACCATCCTCTCAgacagctccacacagcagaCACCCAACTGGAG GGCATCTCATAGTACAGTTCTTCAGCAGAACCCTCATGTTTCGAACTCTACTCAGTCTCTCAACCGTGGGGCATCCAGCACCGCTCGATCATCGCAAAGCAAAAGAAACAAGGCTCGCTGCCTGGACAGCAGCAG TGGTCTGGTTGGCACACCTTACAATAGTGCTGCCCTCTCTCAGCCAATTGTCATCTCTGACACGCCCAGCCCTGCTGTCAGTGTCATCACCATCCACAGTGACTCTGATGATGAGGACGAGAGAAAGTTCCACCCTGCTAG CTGTGGACCCAGTCAGAGAACGAACGTTATCAGCTGTGTCACAGTCCATGATTCAGACTCCTCCACTGCTAGCCCCCTGACCCCTCTGCCCCGAAACAGCCTGGCAGCTCAGCCCTCGCGCCTGGTGAAGTCCTTGGCGGTTGTTGCTCCTTCAGTGAAAACCCAGCCCGGGGAAAGCTCAGCACTGGCCAAAGTAGCTACAG GAGTCTTGCAGAGTTCCTACATCAAGCCTAAGAGGGCAGCCACACGGCAACCATGCAGCTCAGGGGACAGTGTTAATCTCCAGGAGCCCAGCAGGTCCCAACCACTCAACCTCAGCCAG ACCACGGTCTCATCATCTCAAGACCACACTAGTGGCTCCTCACTGCGCCGGCAGCAGACCTACCCCCCTTCCTCTTCCCAGTACCGCCTCCAGGAGGCCCTGCCATTCACCAGCGCCCCCAGCTTGTACACGTACCCCGCCTCTGCCGCGCTGGCCTCTGCCTCACACACCATGGAGCAGCTGCTTGTCCAGGGCTCCTCCCCTTCGATCCATGTTCCGCCCACCAGTCACTATGCAGCCAGTCTTCTCCCAAAAGACACGGTGGGCGGCGTGGTCCACGGATTACCTGCCCACTACCAGCAGCATTTCTCCACTCACCCTTATGTTGGcacaaacaccagcagcactagAGGAGGTGCAGCCTATGGTGGCTATCAGCTCAGTCCTAGGAGAGTCACTCAGTATCCATACATATGA
- the si:ch211-160o17.4 gene encoding homeodomain-interacting protein kinase 1 isoform X3 — MASQLQVFSPPSVSSSAFCRVKKMKVESCAWDASSEAYGSVGQAYGFNTAPALPFSASGLVFPPASRCQVVVRAADSTGGAPQGSSRRPTESHASRSQRYGVKRKNEEVDRSGGGDSGSGSVQILEELSAPAYSARAAGGNTAQSIPHSAPTTKSSSSNCEGDYQLVQHEILCSVSSSYEVLEFLGRGTFGQVAKCWKRGTNEIVAIKILKNHPSYARQGQIEVSILNRLSAENADEFNFVRSYECFQHKGHTCLVFEMLEQNLYDFLKHSKFSPLPLRHIRPILQQVATALMKLKSLGLIHADLKPENIMLVDPIRQPYRVKVIDFGSASHVSKAVCSTYLQSRYYRAPEIILGLPFCEAIDMWSLGCVIAELFLGWPLYPGASEYDQIRYISQTQGLPAEYLLSAGTKTTRFFHRGPDSSYPLWRLKTPSEHEAEMGIKSKEARKYIFNCLDDMMQVNLSSHLEGTDMLAEKADRREFIDLLKRMLRLDADKRITPTKTLAHPFVTMSHLLDFPHSSHVKSCFQNMELCKRRNGSYDNGKALFAANTVPGTTGNLTVTFSSQLNQNNQVPSAGGAVPLLNYQPALYQQATINIPGLAQPSIPLQSRPPQLCTQTEPFQQTLIVCPPTTIQGLPSSSKTSSYPVRMENGVPVVQQSQNTQPLQIQPGMLAQGSCTPLMVATLHPHAPGVPSQYSLPLALGCGAGRPSLLEQTATVLQAWQAGTQQILLPPAWQQVPGMTLHGTGTAQTITESPLETILSDSSTQQTPNWRASHSTVLQQNPHVSNSTQSLNRGASSTARSSQSKRNKARCLDSSSGLVGTPYNSAALSQPIVISDTPSPAVSVITIHSDSDDEDERKFHPASCGPSQRTNVISCVTVHDSDSSTASPLTPLPRNSLAAQPSRLVKSLAVVAPSVKTQPGESSALAKVATGVLQSSYIKPKRAATRQPCSSGDSVNLQEPSRSQPLNLSQTTVSSSQDHTSGSSLRRQQTYPPSSSQYRLQEALPFTSAPSLYTYPASAALASASHTMEQLLVQGSSPSIHVPPTSHYAASLLPKDTVGGVVHGLPAHYQQHFSTHPYVGTNTSSTRGGAAYGGYQLSPRRVTQYPYI; from the exons ATGGCCTCCCAGCTGCAAGTCTTCTCTCCTCCGTCCGTGTCTTCCAGTGCCTTCTGCCGGGTGAAAAAGATGAAGGTGGAGAGTTGCGCATGGGATGCCTCCAGTGAGGCCTATGGCTCTGTGGGCCAGGCCTATGGCTTCAACACTGCCCCAGCACTCCCTTTCAGTGCTTCCGGCCTGGTCTTCCCACCAGCCTCCCGGTGCCAGGTGGTGGTCCGTGCCGCCGACAGCACAGGGGGTGCCCCACAGGGCTCCAGCCGCCGTCCCACAGAGTCGCATGCGTCCCGCAGCCAGAGATACGGCGTGAAGAGGAAGAACGAGGAGGTGGACCGGTCGGGAGGCGGGGACAGCGGAAGCGGGAGTGTGCAGATTTTGGAGGAGCTGTCTGCTCCTGCATACTCAGCTCGTGCTGCTGGGGGCAACACAGCACAGTCGATCCCCCACTCTGCGCCCACCACCAAAAGCAGCAGCTCCAACTGTGAAGGAGACTACCAGTTGGTCCAGCATGAAATCCTCTGTTCCGTCTCCAGCAGCTATGAGGTGCTGGAGTTCCTCGGCCGTGGAACCTTCGGGCAAGTGGCCAAATGCTGGAAAAGGGGCACCAATGAAATCGTGGCcattaaaatactaaaaaatcATCCTTCATATGCACGACAAGGCCAGATAGAG GTGAGCATTTTGAACCGTCTTAGTGCAGAGAATGCTGACGAGTTCAACTTTGTGCGTTCGTATGAGTGTTTCCAGCACAAAGGCCATACATGCCTGGTGTTTGAGATGCTGGAGCAGAACCTCTATGACTTCCTCAAGCACAGCAAGTTTAGCCCTCTCCCACTACGCCACATCCGGCCAATACTGCAGCAGGTAGCCACAGCCCTGATGAAGCTCAAGAGCCTTGGCCTGATCCATGCAGACTTAAAGCCAGAAAACATCATGTTGGTGGACCCCATCAGACAGCCCTACCGGGTCAAGGTAATCGACTTTGGCTCAGCCAGCCACGTCTCCAAGGCTGTGTGCTCCACGTACTTGCAATCTCGCTACTACAG AGCTCCTGAGATCATTCTTGGCCTGCCATTCTGTGAAGCCATTGACATGTGGTCACTGGGCTGTGTGATTGCGGAGCTCTTTCTCGGATGGCCACTGTATCCTGGGGCATCTGAGTATGACCAG ATTCGGTATATTTCTCAGACGCAGGGCTTGCCAGCAGAGTATTTGCTTAGTGCCGGCACAAAAACCACCCGCTTTTTCCACAGAGGGCCTGATTCCAGTTATCCACTATGGAGGCTGAAG ACTCCATCAGAGCATGAAGCAGAGATGGGCATCAAGTCCAAAGAAGCACgaaagtacatttttaattgtCTGGATGACATGATGCAG GTCAACTTGTCCTCTCACTTGGAGGGCACAGACATGCTGGCAGAAAAGGCGGACCGGCGGGAGTTCATTGACCTGCTAAAGAGGATGCTCCGGCTGGATGCTGATAAGAGAATCACCCCCACCAAGACACTGGCCCATCCCTTTGTCACCATGAGCCATCTGCTGGACTTCCCTCACAGCTCTCA tgTGAAGTCTTGCTTCCAGAACATGGAGCTGTGTAAGCGAAGGAACGGTAGCTATGACAATGGGAAGGCTCTTTTTGCTGCTAATACTGTTCCTGGCACTACAGGCAACCTGACGGTGACCTTCAGCAGTCAGCTTAACCAGAACAACCAG GTTCCCTCAGCCGGTGGAGCAGTGCCTCTCCTCAATTACCAGCCAGCCCTTTATCAGCAGGCCACAATAAACATCCCGGGCCTGGCCCAGCCCAGTATCCCCTTGCAGAGCCGCCCCCCTCAGCTGTGTACCCAAACTGAGCCATTTCAGCAGACCCTCATTGTTTGCCCCCCCACAACCATACAGG GGCTTCCGTCCTCCAGCAAGACCTCCAGCTATCCGGTCAGAATGGAGAATGGAGTTCCTGTAGTGCAGCAGAGCCAGAATACGCAGCCTCTTCAGATTCAGCCAGGAATGCTGGCACAG GGCTCCTGTACGCCGCTGATGGTGGCCACATTGCATCCCCATGCACCGGGCGTGCCGTCTCAGTACTCGCTGCCCCTGGCACTGGGCTGTGGGGCAGGAAGGCCTTCCCTGCTGGAGCAGACAGCCACCGTGCTG CAGGCCTGGCAGGCGGGCACGCAGCAGATCCTTCTCCCACCTGCCTGGCAGCAGGTGCCAGGTATGACCCTTCATGGCACTGGCACAGCGCAGACTATCACAGAATCGCCCCTGGAGACCATCCTCTCAgacagctccacacagcagaCACCCAACTGGAG GGCATCTCATAGTACAGTTCTTCAGCAGAACCCTCATGTTTCGAACTCTACTCAGTCTCTCAACCGTGGGGCATCCAGCACCGCTCGATCATCGCAAAGCAAAAGAAACAAGGCTCGCTGCCTGGACAGCAGCAG TGGTCTGGTTGGCACACCTTACAATAGTGCTGCCCTCTCTCAGCCAATTGTCATCTCTGACACGCCCAGCCCTGCTGTCAGTGTCATCACCATCCACAGTGACTCTGATGATGAGGACGAGAGAAAGTTCCACCCTGCTAG CTGTGGACCCAGTCAGAGAACGAACGTTATCAGCTGTGTCACAGTCCATGATTCAGACTCCTCCACTGCTAGCCCCCTGACCCCTCTGCCCCGAAACAGCCTGGCAGCTCAGCCCTCGCGCCTGGTGAAGTCCTTGGCGGTTGTTGCTCCTTCAGTGAAAACCCAGCCCGGGGAAAGCTCAGCACTGGCCAAAGTAGCTACAG GAGTCTTGCAGAGTTCCTACATCAAGCCTAAGAGGGCAGCCACACGGCAACCATGCAGCTCAGGGGACAGTGTTAATCTCCAGGAGCCCAGCAGGTCCCAACCACTCAACCTCAGCCAG ACCACGGTCTCATCATCTCAAGACCACACTAGTGGCTCCTCACTGCGCCGGCAGCAGACCTACCCCCCTTCCTCTTCCCAGTACCGCCTCCAGGAGGCCCTGCCATTCACCAGCGCCCCCAGCTTGTACACGTACCCCGCCTCTGCCGCGCTGGCCTCTGCCTCACACACCATGGAGCAGCTGCTTGTCCAGGGCTCCTCCCCTTCGATCCATGTTCCGCCCACCAGTCACTATGCAGCCAGTCTTCTCCCAAAAGACACGGTGGGCGGCGTGGTCCACGGATTACCTGCCCACTACCAGCAGCATTTCTCCACTCACCCTTATGTTGGcacaaacaccagcagcactagAGGAGGTGCAGCCTATGGTGGCTATCAGCTCAGTCCTAGGAGAGTCACTCAGTATCCATACATATGA
- the si:ch211-160o17.4 gene encoding homeodomain-interacting protein kinase 1 isoform X1: MASQLQVFSPPSVSSSAFCRVKKMKVESCAWDASSEAYGSVGQAYGFNTAPALPFSASGLVFPPASRCQVVVRAADSTGGAPQGSSRRPTESHASRSQRYGVKRKNEEVDRSGGGDSGSGSVQILEELSAPAYSARAAGGNTAQSIPHSAPTTKSSSSNCEGDYQLVQHEILCSVSSSYEVLEFLGRGTFGQVAKCWKRGTNEIVAIKILKNHPSYARQGQIEVSILNRLSAENADEFNFVRSYECFQHKGHTCLVFEMLEQNLYDFLKHSKFSPLPLRHIRPILQQVATALMKLKSLGLIHADLKPENIMLVDPIRQPYRVKVIDFGSASHVSKAVCSTYLQSRYYRAPEIILGLPFCEAIDMWSLGCVIAELFLGWPLYPGASEYDQIRYISQTQGLPAEYLLSAGTKTTRFFHRGPDSSYPLWRLKTPSEHEAEMGIKSKEARKYIFNCLDDMMQVNLSSHLEGTDMLAEKADRREFIDLLKRMLRLDADKRITPTKTLAHPFVTMSHLLDFPHSSHVKSCFQNMELCKRRNGSYDNGKALFAANTVPGTTGNLTVTFSSQLNQNNQVQVPSAGGAVPLLNYQPALYQQATINIPGLAQPSIPLQSRPPQLCTQTEPFQQTLIVCPPTTIQGLPSSSKTSSYPVRMENGVPVVQQSQNTQPLQIQPGMLAQGSCTPLMVATLHPHAPGVPSQYSLPLALGCGAGRPSLLEQTATVLQAWQAGTQQILLPPAWQQVPGMTLHGTGTAQTITESPLETILSDSSTQQTPNWRASHSTVLQQNPHVSNSTQSLNRGASSTARSSQSKRNKARCLDSSSGLVGTPYNSAALSQPIVISDTPSPAVSVITIHSDSDDEDERKFHPASCGPSQRTNVISCVTVHDSDSSTASPLTPLPRNSLAAQPSRLVKSLAVVAPSVKTQPGESSALAKVATGVLQSSYIKPKRAATRQPCSSGDSVNLQEPSRSQPLNLSQTTVSSSQDHTSGSSLRRQQTYPPSSSQYRLQEALPFTSAPSLYTYPASAALASASHTMEQLLVQGSSPSIHVPPTSHYAASLLPKDTVGGVVHGLPAHYQQHFSTHPYVGTNTSSTRGGAAYGGYQLSPRRVTQYPYI, encoded by the exons ATGGCCTCCCAGCTGCAAGTCTTCTCTCCTCCGTCCGTGTCTTCCAGTGCCTTCTGCCGGGTGAAAAAGATGAAGGTGGAGAGTTGCGCATGGGATGCCTCCAGTGAGGCCTATGGCTCTGTGGGCCAGGCCTATGGCTTCAACACTGCCCCAGCACTCCCTTTCAGTGCTTCCGGCCTGGTCTTCCCACCAGCCTCCCGGTGCCAGGTGGTGGTCCGTGCCGCCGACAGCACAGGGGGTGCCCCACAGGGCTCCAGCCGCCGTCCCACAGAGTCGCATGCGTCCCGCAGCCAGAGATACGGCGTGAAGAGGAAGAACGAGGAGGTGGACCGGTCGGGAGGCGGGGACAGCGGAAGCGGGAGTGTGCAGATTTTGGAGGAGCTGTCTGCTCCTGCATACTCAGCTCGTGCTGCTGGGGGCAACACAGCACAGTCGATCCCCCACTCTGCGCCCACCACCAAAAGCAGCAGCTCCAACTGTGAAGGAGACTACCAGTTGGTCCAGCATGAAATCCTCTGTTCCGTCTCCAGCAGCTATGAGGTGCTGGAGTTCCTCGGCCGTGGAACCTTCGGGCAAGTGGCCAAATGCTGGAAAAGGGGCACCAATGAAATCGTGGCcattaaaatactaaaaaatcATCCTTCATATGCACGACAAGGCCAGATAGAG GTGAGCATTTTGAACCGTCTTAGTGCAGAGAATGCTGACGAGTTCAACTTTGTGCGTTCGTATGAGTGTTTCCAGCACAAAGGCCATACATGCCTGGTGTTTGAGATGCTGGAGCAGAACCTCTATGACTTCCTCAAGCACAGCAAGTTTAGCCCTCTCCCACTACGCCACATCCGGCCAATACTGCAGCAGGTAGCCACAGCCCTGATGAAGCTCAAGAGCCTTGGCCTGATCCATGCAGACTTAAAGCCAGAAAACATCATGTTGGTGGACCCCATCAGACAGCCCTACCGGGTCAAGGTAATCGACTTTGGCTCAGCCAGCCACGTCTCCAAGGCTGTGTGCTCCACGTACTTGCAATCTCGCTACTACAG AGCTCCTGAGATCATTCTTGGCCTGCCATTCTGTGAAGCCATTGACATGTGGTCACTGGGCTGTGTGATTGCGGAGCTCTTTCTCGGATGGCCACTGTATCCTGGGGCATCTGAGTATGACCAG ATTCGGTATATTTCTCAGACGCAGGGCTTGCCAGCAGAGTATTTGCTTAGTGCCGGCACAAAAACCACCCGCTTTTTCCACAGAGGGCCTGATTCCAGTTATCCACTATGGAGGCTGAAG ACTCCATCAGAGCATGAAGCAGAGATGGGCATCAAGTCCAAAGAAGCACgaaagtacatttttaattgtCTGGATGACATGATGCAG GTCAACTTGTCCTCTCACTTGGAGGGCACAGACATGCTGGCAGAAAAGGCGGACCGGCGGGAGTTCATTGACCTGCTAAAGAGGATGCTCCGGCTGGATGCTGATAAGAGAATCACCCCCACCAAGACACTGGCCCATCCCTTTGTCACCATGAGCCATCTGCTGGACTTCCCTCACAGCTCTCA tgTGAAGTCTTGCTTCCAGAACATGGAGCTGTGTAAGCGAAGGAACGGTAGCTATGACAATGGGAAGGCTCTTTTTGCTGCTAATACTGTTCCTGGCACTACAGGCAACCTGACGGTGACCTTCAGCAGTCAGCTTAACCAGAACAACCAGGTGCAG GTTCCCTCAGCCGGTGGAGCAGTGCCTCTCCTCAATTACCAGCCAGCCCTTTATCAGCAGGCCACAATAAACATCCCGGGCCTGGCCCAGCCCAGTATCCCCTTGCAGAGCCGCCCCCCTCAGCTGTGTACCCAAACTGAGCCATTTCAGCAGACCCTCATTGTTTGCCCCCCCACAACCATACAGG GGCTTCCGTCCTCCAGCAAGACCTCCAGCTATCCGGTCAGAATGGAGAATGGAGTTCCTGTAGTGCAGCAGAGCCAGAATACGCAGCCTCTTCAGATTCAGCCAGGAATGCTGGCACAG GGCTCCTGTACGCCGCTGATGGTGGCCACATTGCATCCCCATGCACCGGGCGTGCCGTCTCAGTACTCGCTGCCCCTGGCACTGGGCTGTGGGGCAGGAAGGCCTTCCCTGCTGGAGCAGACAGCCACCGTGCTG CAGGCCTGGCAGGCGGGCACGCAGCAGATCCTTCTCCCACCTGCCTGGCAGCAGGTGCCAGGTATGACCCTTCATGGCACTGGCACAGCGCAGACTATCACAGAATCGCCCCTGGAGACCATCCTCTCAgacagctccacacagcagaCACCCAACTGGAG GGCATCTCATAGTACAGTTCTTCAGCAGAACCCTCATGTTTCGAACTCTACTCAGTCTCTCAACCGTGGGGCATCCAGCACCGCTCGATCATCGCAAAGCAAAAGAAACAAGGCTCGCTGCCTGGACAGCAGCAG TGGTCTGGTTGGCACACCTTACAATAGTGCTGCCCTCTCTCAGCCAATTGTCATCTCTGACACGCCCAGCCCTGCTGTCAGTGTCATCACCATCCACAGTGACTCTGATGATGAGGACGAGAGAAAGTTCCACCCTGCTAG CTGTGGACCCAGTCAGAGAACGAACGTTATCAGCTGTGTCACAGTCCATGATTCAGACTCCTCCACTGCTAGCCCCCTGACCCCTCTGCCCCGAAACAGCCTGGCAGCTCAGCCCTCGCGCCTGGTGAAGTCCTTGGCGGTTGTTGCTCCTTCAGTGAAAACCCAGCCCGGGGAAAGCTCAGCACTGGCCAAAGTAGCTACAG GAGTCTTGCAGAGTTCCTACATCAAGCCTAAGAGGGCAGCCACACGGCAACCATGCAGCTCAGGGGACAGTGTTAATCTCCAGGAGCCCAGCAGGTCCCAACCACTCAACCTCAGCCAG ACCACGGTCTCATCATCTCAAGACCACACTAGTGGCTCCTCACTGCGCCGGCAGCAGACCTACCCCCCTTCCTCTTCCCAGTACCGCCTCCAGGAGGCCCTGCCATTCACCAGCGCCCCCAGCTTGTACACGTACCCCGCCTCTGCCGCGCTGGCCTCTGCCTCACACACCATGGAGCAGCTGCTTGTCCAGGGCTCCTCCCCTTCGATCCATGTTCCGCCCACCAGTCACTATGCAGCCAGTCTTCTCCCAAAAGACACGGTGGGCGGCGTGGTCCACGGATTACCTGCCCACTACCAGCAGCATTTCTCCACTCACCCTTATGTTGGcacaaacaccagcagcactagAGGAGGTGCAGCCTATGGTGGCTATCAGCTCAGTCCTAGGAGAGTCACTCAGTATCCATACATATGA